Proteins co-encoded in one Marinobacter qingdaonensis genomic window:
- a CDS encoding DUF1302 domain-containing protein: MTRKTQQWQRWTKLPLAVAVAAGMSGQAAAYSFYVGDVEAQVNTTLSAGVGWRVAEQDKRLIAQGNLGPEFAPGGARANVGASTNNYDDGNLNFEKGDTYSKVVKGNSELFLSYDVDSDMLTRVGGLVRGRYYYDFELKDESRAVDPVGQRRELNDEAKDNASGGELLDAYVFSDWYFGNTPVSLRYGRQVLSWGESTFIQGGINVINPVDVPAFRAPGSELKDALLPVEMFYASAGVTENITLETFVQADWEPVKPDDCGTFFSTNDFASDGCGPVLLAGQLPDSQAFAQGFIAPRLGDEEADSKDQFGVAMRWYVPALNDSELGFYYIKYNSRLPYVSGQVNNPSDPEGSQTNDPSEPFATFPSYFIEYPENIDLYGVSINTTTPGGWSLGAEYSFRPNLPLQWNAFELLLGGIQARTDADGNQTPLSLLERQRLAESGGANLAAQKVDGYDRFKVSQAQFTLIKFFDQVMGASRLSLITEFGATYIHDLPEYDEARYGRSGTFGVGQVPLDSLGGADVCAGGANINTNYCNNEGFTTDFSWGYRARFVWDYPNVFAGVNLRPQLAWSHDVQGYSPQPGGAFNEGSKAVGLSVEAIYQNKITADIGYTNFFGGKPYNELTDRDFVAASVSYSF; encoded by the coding sequence ATGACAAGAAAAACTCAGCAATGGCAGCGTTGGACAAAATTACCGCTTGCCGTGGCAGTTGCGGCCGGTATGTCTGGCCAGGCTGCCGCCTATTCATTCTATGTGGGGGACGTCGAAGCCCAGGTAAACACCACGCTGTCTGCCGGTGTCGGCTGGCGAGTTGCAGAGCAGGATAAGCGCCTGATCGCCCAAGGTAACCTGGGGCCGGAGTTCGCTCCGGGTGGCGCGAGAGCCAACGTTGGTGCGTCCACCAACAACTACGATGACGGTAACCTGAACTTCGAGAAGGGCGACACTTATTCCAAAGTGGTTAAGGGTAACAGTGAGCTGTTCCTGAGCTACGACGTGGACAGTGACATGCTGACTCGTGTTGGCGGCCTGGTCCGTGGGCGTTACTACTACGATTTCGAGCTGAAGGATGAAAGCCGTGCGGTCGATCCAGTGGGACAGCGGCGCGAGCTGAACGACGAAGCCAAGGACAACGCCTCTGGCGGCGAGCTTCTCGATGCCTACGTGTTCTCCGACTGGTATTTCGGCAATACCCCGGTGAGCCTGCGCTACGGCCGTCAGGTCCTGAGCTGGGGTGAGAGCACCTTCATCCAGGGCGGCATCAACGTCATCAACCCGGTAGATGTGCCGGCCTTCCGCGCGCCAGGTTCAGAGCTGAAAGACGCCCTGCTGCCAGTGGAAATGTTTTACGCCTCCGCCGGTGTGACCGAGAACATCACTCTGGAAACTTTCGTGCAGGCGGACTGGGAGCCGGTCAAGCCTGACGATTGTGGCACCTTCTTCTCCACCAACGACTTTGCCTCAGATGGCTGTGGTCCGGTATTGCTGGCCGGCCAGCTGCCGGACTCTCAGGCGTTCGCTCAGGGCTTTATTGCGCCTCGCCTCGGTGACGAAGAAGCCGATTCCAAGGATCAGTTCGGTGTGGCCATGCGCTGGTATGTGCCCGCTCTGAACGACTCCGAGCTGGGCTTCTATTACATCAAGTATAATAGCCGTCTTCCCTACGTGAGTGGTCAGGTTAACAACCCGTCTGATCCCGAGGGCTCCCAGACTAACGACCCAAGTGAACCGTTTGCGACTTTTCCGAGCTACTTTATCGAGTATCCGGAAAATATCGACTTGTACGGTGTGAGCATCAACACCACCACGCCAGGAGGGTGGTCTTTGGGGGCTGAGTATAGCTTCCGGCCCAACCTGCCGCTGCAGTGGAACGCCTTTGAGCTGCTGTTGGGTGGTATCCAGGCTCGAACCGATGCGGACGGTAACCAAACGCCTCTGAGCCTTCTTGAGCGCCAGCGTCTCGCCGAGTCCGGTGGTGCTAACTTGGCAGCTCAGAAGGTGGATGGTTATGACCGCTTCAAGGTCTCTCAAGCTCAGTTCACCCTGATCAAGTTCTTCGACCAGGTGATGGGCGCCAGCCGTCTGTCATTGATCACTGAGTTTGGTGCGACCTATATCCACGATTTGCCAGAGTACGACGAAGCCCGTTACGGGCGTTCGGGCACCTTCGGCGTTGGTCAGGTGCCGCTTGACTCACTGGGCGGCGCCGATGTTTGTGCCGGCGGCGCCAACATCAACACCAACTACTGCAACAACGAGGGCTTTACCACCGACTTCTCCTGGGGTTACCGTGCCCGCTTCGTCTGGGACTATCCGAACGTGTTTGCGGGTGTAAACCTGCGTCCGCAGCTGGCCTGGTCTCATGATGTCCAGGGTTACAGCCCGCAGCCGGGTGGTGCGTTCAACGAAGGCAGCAAGGCCGTCGGGCTTTCTGTGGAAGCCATCTATCAGAACAAGATTACGGCAGATATCGGCTACACCAACTTTTTCGGCGGCAAGCCGTATAACGAGTTGACGGATCGTGACTTTGTAGCCGCGAGTGTGTCCTACTCATTCTGA